The nucleotide sequence CGTCGATGGCGGGCGCCAACTGCCCGGCAAGAAGGAGGTGCGGCTGGCGAGCCTGACCGTGAACCTCACCCCGAAGAGCGACCGCGCCCTGACCCAGAAGCAGGTCGATCTCAAGATCTCAAGCGTCCTGCGGCAGGTGCCCGACATCCGCTTCTGGTCGCTGCAGGAGGGCGGGCAGCGGGAATTCGCGCTGATCGTGTCGGGGCCCGACAAGACGGTGGTGGCCGACGTCGCCGCCCGGCTCCAGCGCGAGGCGGCGGGCGTGCCCCACCTCGTCAACGTGATCTCGACCGCGCCGCTCGACCGCACCGAACTGCGCATCACCCCCAGACCGGGCGTGGCCGCCGATCTCGGCGTCTCGACCGACGTCATCGCCGAGACGGTGCGGGTCGGCACCATCGGCGATATCGCCGCCAACCTCGCCAAGTTCAACGCCAAGGACCGCCAGATTCCGATCCGGGTGATGCTGCCCGAGCGCCTGCGCGGGCAACTGCCTGAGATCGCGAGCCTGAAGGTGCCGGTGAAGGCCGGCGCGGCGGTGCCGCTCGCCACCGTGGCCGACCTGACGCTCGGGCGCGGCCCGACCGCCATCGATCGCTACGACCGCACCGTGCGCGTCGCCATCGAGGGCGACCTCCAGGGCTCGGACGCGCTCGGCTCGATCATCGAGCAGGTGATGGCGCTCCCCGCCGCCACGAACCTTCCCGAGGGCGTCACCATCCGCCAGACGGGCGATGCCGAGATCATGGGCGAGGTGTTCGAGGGCTTCGCGCTCGCCATGGGCGCCGGGCTGATGATGGTGTTCGGGGTCCTCGTTCTGCTGTTCGGCAACTTCCTCCAGCCGCTCACGATCCTGTTCTCGCTGCCGCTCTCCATCGGCGGGGCGATCCTCGGGCTCTTGATCTTCCACATGCCGATCTCGATGCCCGTCGTCATCGGCATCCTGATGCTGATGGGCGTGGTGACCAAGAACGCGATCATGCTGGTCGATTTCGCCATCGAGGAGATGGCCCGCGGCGTCGATCGCGTCACCGCCATCGTCGATGCCGGCCGCAAGCGGGCGCGACCCATCGTGATGACCACCATCGCCATGGCGGCCGGCATGGTGCCCTCGGCGATGGCGCTCGGCATCGGCGGCGAGTTCCGCGCGCCGATGGCGGTGGCGGTGATCGGCGGCCTGATCGTCTCGACCGGCCTGTCGCTCGTGTTCGTGCCGGCGATCTTCCTGCTGGTCGATGACCTGTCGCGGCTGTTCGTGCGCCTGTTCGGCCGCTTCGTCGGCGAGGCGGACGAGCCGGCGGCGGGGCAGGGCGGAGCGGAGGAGGAGCCCTATCGTCCGGGCTTGCCGGCCAACCTTGGCGGGCTCGACCGGAGGCCGGCCGCCGCCGAGTGATCCCGTTCGTGCGAGGCGCGGAATCGGAAATTCATACCAAATCCGGTCGATTCCTTCGGGATGGCGGATTTAGGTTTCGGCGGGATCCCATCGCGCCCGCGCGATGGGTGCCCTCCTCAAGGGCCGCGCGGGCTGAGCGGTACGCTCCCCGCTCCGATCGAGCGGAGACCGGATCAAACAGATCGAACGAATTGTATCAGTGCTGGTCCGGCTGGGTGGCCGTTCCGGGACGGCAATCGGAATGACGCTCCGAGATGGAACAGCGAGACGAATACGGGGTCGTCTTGAGATAAACTGCCGAAACAGGGGCCTAGAGTATCGCTTTAGGCCTCGCGTCCGAAGCGAGGCGCGGTGAAGTTTCATGGAGGCTATACCGACGTCGGCGGCGAGGCTATGAATTGTGCGAATACGCTGGGGTTGCATGGCCGGGAGAGTGCGAAGCTTTTCGAAACACTTTTGATGTATCCGGGCCAAGCTACCGCTTCGCGTCCACCACGGGCCTTGCGGCCGATGGATGACCGATGCGGGAACCGCGAGACCGAGACGGACGCCAGGACGCGAGCCAACGTCGCCGGGACGAACGCCCCGAGGATGTCGTCGTCCTCGTCTCGGATCGCCGCGAGCGGGCGGAGCGTCTGGCCCGCGGCATCGCCCTCGTCCTGCCCTGCCGCGTGATCGAGCCCGGCGCAGGCTTGCCGGCCGGCCGGCCCATCGCCTTCGTCGTCGATCTCGCCACCGACCTCTCCGCGGACCGGGCGGACGACCGGAGCCGTGCCTGGATGACCTGGCTCGCCAGGAACATCCGCGAGAGCGGGCTGCCCTGCCTCTATCTCGCCCGCGGCAACGCGGCCCAGGACGCGGCGGCCGCGGCCTTGCTCGGTGCGCCGACGGTGATCGATCCGCGCCAATCCGCCGGCATCGTCCCGACGCTTCAACGCCTCGTCGCGCAGGGGAAGGCGAGGGGCGGGCGCGCCACGGCCCGCGGCGTGCCCGCGGCGGCCGGCGGGCCGCCCGAGATGCGGGTGGCGCGGGCCACCGCGCTCGTCACCGATCTGTTCGACAACGCCGCCGCCGGCCGGCCGCCGACCCCTGCAGAGGCTGAGGAGGGCACGCAGATCGTGCTCGACACGGTCTCCGAGATCGGCATCCGCGCCTGGCTCGATCTCGTCTGGCGCCACGACATCCAGGTCTACCAGCACTCCTTGAGCGTGGCGGGCTTCGCCGCCGCTTTCGCCGCCGAACTCGGCTTCTCCCGCTCCGACCGGCAGCGCCTGGCCAAGGCCGCGCTCCTGCACGATGTCGGCAAGGCGCTGATCCCCCAGGCCATCCTCAACAAGCCGGGCCCGCTCACGGCCGAAGAGATGGCGGTGATGCGCACCCACGCCGCGCTCGGCGCCGACCTGCTGGCCGGGGAGAGCGCCTTCGGGTCCGACATCCTCGACGTCGTGCGCTACCATCACGAGCGCCTCGACGGGTCCGGCTACCCGGAGGGTCTGAGGGGGGCGCAGATCGGTGACCTCGTGCGGCTCGTGGCGATCTGCGACGTGCATTCGGCCTTGACCGAGCGCCGGGTCTACCGCCCGCCCCTCTCCGCCGCCGAGGCCGCCGCGATCATGGACGCCCAGGCCGGCCAGCTCGATCCCGACCTGCTGCGGGTCTATCGCCCGATCATCGCCCGCGCCGGAGGCGCCGCCGGCGGACCCTCCGTATTGGGCTGATCCCAGGGTTTCCAAAGGGCGACCCCTGTGGCGGGGCGCCGGGGTGGAACCCCGGCATTCTTCCAGGGCTCCGCCCTGGACCCGCGAAAAGGCTCGCCTTTTCGAAATCCGAAGTCTTCGCGTCGATCAGGCGCGCGCCGCGGCCCGCTCCGCCAGCAGGCACAGGATCTCGAAGGCGATGCCCGCGCCCGCCAGCGCCGTGATGCCGGCAGGGTCGAGGGAGGGGGCGACCTCCACCACGTCCGCCCCGACGAGATCGAGGCCGCGCAACCCCCGCAGCAGGTGCAGGGCCTCCCGCGTGGTGAAGCCGCCGATCTCCGGCGTGCCGGTGCCGGGCGCGAAGGCGGGATCGAGGGCATCGATGTCGAAGCTGAGATAGGTCGGGCCCTCGCCCGCCACGGCGCGGGCTTCCGCGGCCACTTCCGGCAGGCCGCGGGCGCAGACCTCCTCCATCGTGAGGATGCGCATCCCCTGCGCCAGCGCCCAGTCGCGCTCGTCGGCCGCGTCCATGCTGCCGCGCAGGCCGATCTGGATGCAGCGGCGCGGGTCGAGCACGCCCGCCTCGACGGCGCGCCGGAACGGCGTGCCGTGGGTCAGCCGCGACCCGCCATACTGGGCGTCGTCGGTGTCGCTGTGGGCGTCGATGTGGATCAGCCCGAGGGGCCGGGCGGCGCCGAGCGCCCGCAGCACCGGACCGGTGATGAAGTGGTCGCCGCCGACCGTGAGCGGCACGATCCCCGCTTCGGCGAGCGGCCGGTAGAACGCCTCGATCCGCCGGGCGGTCTCGGCGGTGTCCACGGGGTTCACCGGCACGTCGCCGAGATCGGCGCAGGGCGCCAGGACATAGGGCGCCACGCCCGTGGCGTGGTTGAGTGCCCGCGTGCCGGTGGAGGCCTCGCGCACCGCCCGCGGCCCGAGCCGCGCGCCGGGCCGGCCCGTGGTGGCGCCGTCGAAGGGGATGCCGATCAGACCGATCTCGACCTGATCCGCCGCCTCGGCCGGATCGAGCACCGGAAGCCGCATGAAGCTCGCGAGACCGGAGAAGCGCGGCGTCACCATCCCGGAGGCCGGCTGGAACCGTGCCAGGCGCTCCGCCCGCGTCTTGGCCGGTGTCTTGGCCGGTGTCCTGGCCCGCGTCTTCGCCCGCTCGTCCGCACACCGATCCACCATGACGAACTTCCCCCGCCGCGTCCTCGCGGCCGCATCAAGCCGTCCGGAGCGCTCGCCCGCAAGCCTCTCCCCGCCCGTGCCGTCGATCCCGGTGCCAGATCCCAATGGCCGGCTCAGGCCGACGCAGACTACGCAGAGGTCGTCCGGAGCGCGGATACATCTGCTTTCAAGGGCGTTGGCGATCCAGGCTCGTGCTACGGCCAAGTTTACGCGGTGCGCCGACTCGGTCGATCGGTCGTGCGGCGGATCGGACGACCGGCGCAGCGGGCGGGTGCACCGGACGAGCGGAGAGAGGATGACGGTTCATGGCAGCTCAGGTCGCGGTCATCGACCGTTCGGAGGCCGCGGATTGGGACGAGGCTCTCTGGCAGCAGCCCGCCGCCAACATCTACGCCTCGCGGAGCTGGGGCACCTACAAGGGCCGGCTCGGCTGGAGCGTCCGGCGGGTGGCCCTGTGCGACAACGGTGAGGATCTCGCCTACATCCAGTATCAGGAGCGCCGCAGCGGGCCGCTCCGCCGGATCCTCGTTCAGGGTGGGCCGGTTCTCACCCCGCGCGGTCAGTCGCGGGCGGAGGCGGTGCTTGCCGCCTTCCTCGACCATCTCGCCCTGCGCCCGACGGATCTGCTCGCGGTGAAGAGCTACCGGCCCCAGGATCCGGAAGGGGTCACCGCCCTCCTGTCGCACCGCTTCGTGCCCGTCGTCACGGCCAAGGATCACACGATCGAGATCGACCTGACGCCCGGCACGGCCGCGCTGCTGGCCACGTCCGACCGGCGCTGGCGCCGGGAGGTCAAGAAGGCGGAGGGCCTGCCCGATCTCACCGCCGTCTTCCTGACGGATCCGGACGAGCGCCTGCGGGCCTTCGACACCTTCGTGCGGATGTATGCCGCCCTGCAGCAGCGCAAGGGCTTCTCGAACGACCTCGACACGAGCGCCTATCGCGACCTCGCGGCGTCCGATCCGCACCTGCTCTTCCTCGAAATCCGCGAGGGCGGGGAGCCGATCCTGGTGCGCATCGTCCACACCGCGCGGGACCGCTGGACCGACTTCTTCACCGCCTCGAACGAGCGGGCGCGGGCGACCGGCGCGGCCAGCTTCGCCGTGTGGCGGATCATCGAGCGCGCCCGTGAGGAGGGCGCCAGCCGCTTCGATTTCGGCGGCGTCGATCCGGCCGACAACCGCGGCGTCTTCGACTTCAAGCGGGCCCTGAGCCGCAACGTGGTTCAGGGCGGCCCGACCTGGATCTACGCGCGCAACACCGTCGTCCGCCGCGCCGCCGCGACCGCCCTGTTCCTGCGCTCGGTCTGAACGCGGAGCCCGTATCAGCCCCGCTGCTTCGAGCGCAGGCTGCTCGTATCGCCCGAGGTGTTCGTCATCGGACCGGCGGGGCCGCTGGAATTGGCCTCCTCCCCCGCACGGCCGCCGCTTTGGCGGGCGCCGACATGGTCGTGGTATTGCTCGGTCTGGACGTGGCGGCTGTCGAGGCCGCGTTCGTCGGAGTGCCGGGACTTGTCGCGATTGCTCAGCACCTCGTTCTCGCCGAGGATGCCCTCGGGCAGATCGGTCATCGCGCCGCTGCCGTCGCCCTTGCCCTGCGCGCCGGGGCCCATGCTGTGCCGGTCGGCCTTGGCCATGATCTCGCTCCTGTCGCTGTGAGTGGCGTGGAGCAACGATCTGGGCACTGGACCGAAGAGAGCAAGCTGAGCAGAAGAAAACTTAAAGGTCTCTCGCAGAGGAACATTTTCGCGCCCCGAGGGATCGGCGCGTTGTTGCCTGCACATTCTTGCCTGATCGCCCGCGGGTGAGGCTCAGCGCGACTGGGCTGCCAGCAATTTCGCGAACCGCGCCACCAGCCGCCGTCCGACTTCCTCCTTGCCGAGCTTCGGCCAGGTCTCGACGCCCCCCTCGCGCCCCACGAGATGCACCGTGTTCTCGGTGCCGCCCATCACCCCGCCCTCCGCCGAGACGTCGTTGGCCACGATCCAGTCGCAGCCCTTGCGCGCGATTTTTGTCCGCGCGTTGTCGAGGACGGCGTCGGTCTCGGCGGCGAAGCCGATGACCAGAGGCGGGCGCCCCTCGGCACGGCCGGCGATGGTGGCGAGGATGTCCGGATTCTCGACCAGTTGCAGCGGCGCGGGCGTCGTGCCGTCCTTCTTGATCTTGCCCGCCCGCGTCTCGGCCGGGCGCCAGTCGCCGACCGCGGCGGCGAAGATCGCCAGATCGGCCGGCAGCGCCGCCTCGACCGCGGCGAGCATCTCGCGGGCGCTCTCCACCCGCACCACGGTGACGCCGGCCGGATCGGGGATCGCCACCGGCCCCGAGACCAACGTGACCCGCGCGCCGGCTTGGGCGGCGGCGGCGGCGACCGCGTGGCCCTGGCGGCCCGAGGAGCGGTTGGCGAGGTAGCGCACCGGATCGATCGGCTCGTGGGTCGGCCCCGAGGTGACGAGCACGTGCCGCCCGGCCAGCGGTTTTTTGGACGGCTCGCGCCCGGCCAGGAAGCCGAGGCCGGGGGGCTCGGCGCGCTGCGCCAGCAGGGCTTCGAGGGCGTCGGCGATCTCGTGCGGCTCGGCCAACCGGCCGGGGCCGAACTCGGCCTCGGCCATCGCCCCCTCGTTGGGACCGACCACCGCGACGCCGTCGGCCTTCAGCGTCGCGAGGTTGCGCTGGGTGGCCCCGTGCAGCCACATCCGCACGTTCATCGCCGGGGCGATCAGGATCGGCAGGGTGGTGGCGAGCAGCACGGTCGAGGCGAGGTCCGGCGCGTGGCCGGTCGCCATCCGCGCCATCAGGTTGGCGGTGGCCGGCGCCACCACGATCGCATCCGCATCCCGCGCCAGCTTGATGTGGCCGATATCGGCCTCGCTCTCCCGGTCGAACAGATCGGTATGCGCCCGCTCCCCGGCGAGCGCGGCCGCCGCCAGCGGGGTGACGAATTCCTGGGCCGAGTCGGTGAGCAGCGGGCGCACCTGCGCCCCGCGCTCGCGCAGGCGCCGGATCAGGTCGAGCGCCTTGTAGGCGGCGATCCCGCCGCCGACGATCAGGAGGATGCGGCGGCCGGCGAGGGATTTTTCGGATGAAGCGGACATGGGCGCAGAACGGGGATTTGTGAGACGCGCGTCAAGGGCGGGAAGGTAGGTTCCTTCAGCCAGCGATCATGGCTCCGATGCACTCCTTTCGTCGGCCTACAACAGCGGCTGCAAAATTCCCTGGCTGTAACGCCAGCAACGAAAATTACCTTCAGATACGGGGCTTTTAAGCGAGTAGTAATATCGACTTGAGGTTGCTGTAGTGCGACCATCCAAAAACGAATCAGGGTAGGGAGAGTGGTGTGAGCGTTGAGGAAAAGCTGCGGACGCTTGCCGAGCGAATCAAGTCCCATTCCAGTGCAATGGCTACTGAAGAAGCAGTGAAAACATCCGTCGTCTTGCCTTTTCTAGCTGCACTCGATTAAGATGTTTTTAATCCAAATGAAGTAATTCCAGAATTCACAGCCGATGCCGTCGGAAAGAAGGGCGAGAAGGTTGATTATGCAATCAAATTTGATGGAGAGATCCGAATACTGATCGAGTGCAAGCCAATCACAGCGAAATTAGAAAAAGTACATTTGGCTCAGCTTTATAGATATTTTTCAGTGACATCCGCCAAGTTTGCGATTTTGACAAATGGTCGGACATTTCATTTTCATACAGATTTGGAGGCGCCTAATAAGCTCGATGATCGTCCTTTTCTCACCTTCGAAATGTCGGACATCCATGCGCAAACTGTTGCTGAGCTGACAAAATTTGCGAGGAGCAGCTTCAACGAAGATGCTATCCTTCAATCGGCGCATAGACTTAAGTATACGTCTCTTATCAAAAAAGAGATTATGAGCCTGCTGGATTCCCCGTCCGAAGAGTTCGTTCGGATGGTCGTCGCACCCGTCCAATCCGGCCGCTTCACAGCGCAGGTGAGGGAGCAGCTCACGCCGCTTGTAAAAGCCGCCTTCCGCGAAATTATTCGGGATTCGGTTCAATCCCGCTTGTCGAATGCGCTCGCTGATACGGTTGCCCTCGATATCGCTGAAGCACCGCCGGCTGTGGAAGATGCTGAGATCGTCACGACCGATGAAGAGCGCGAGGGCTTCATGATCGTTCGCGCTATCGTGCGAGAGGTCATAAAAGCTGACCGCGTCATCATGCGCGATCAGAGAAGCTACTGCGGCATTCTGATTGACAACAACAATCGCAAGCCTCTTGCGCGGCTACACTTCAATCGATCGGTCAAATATATCGGTCTTTTCGATGGCGATAAGGAAGAGCGGATCCGTATCGACAGTTTGGATCATATCTACGATCTGACAGATCGGCTGCGTGCGACGGCCCGGTTCTATGCCGAAGGCGGGGCACGCAAGGCTGAGGCAGGCAATTCCGAGGCTGTGCCTGCTGCTTGATACGGTGGTGTCAAAGCCCGTACTTGGCCCAGATCGCGCGCACTTCGTCGTCGGTCGCGAAATCGCCGCGTGCTTCGGCGGCATTGGCCTCATCTTGTTCCGCCTCTTCCTCCGGGGTGAAGCGGTAGACGGCTTGTTCCTCGCCCGCATAGCTCAGCACTTAGGCGCGCGATGCCGTCCTGCACTTCGGGCGGCAGCTTCCGGGCGGCGGTAATCGCCTTGTCGAGCAGGTCGGTGATGGTGTGAGAGTGTAAGGGAAACGCGTCCGGTGAGAAGGTTCCTCACCGAAACGCCAGCACCAGCGCCCCCACCGCGATCCCCCACAGGGCTAGGGTGGTCAGGAGCGCGTGGCGGCGCTCCAGCTTGACCAGCCGCTCGATCGCCTTGGTGTCGCGCGTCCCCTCTTCGTCGAGGCGGATCATGATCCGGCGGATGCGTTGCGCGATGTCGGGGATGTCGGAGACGACCTCGGCGAGCGTCATCGCGGCCCGCGCCCCGCCCTCCAGCCGGCCGACGGGGCCGAGATGGCGGGTGATCCACGCGCGCACCACCGGCTCGGCGCCGGTCCACATGTCGAGCTGCGGATCGAGCGAGCGGGCGACGCCCTCCACCACCACCATGGTTTTTTGCAGCATCACCAGCTCGGTGCGGGTGCTCATGTCGAACAGGGCGGTCACGTCGAACAGCAGCGTGAGCACCTTGGCCATGGAAATCTCGTCGGCCCGGCGCTGGTGGATCGGCTCGCCGATCGCCCGGATCGCCTGCGCGAAATCGTCCACCGAGTGGTGGCGCGGCACGTAGCCGGCCTCGAAATGCACCTGGGCGACGCGGCGGTAGTCGCGGGTGATGAAGCCGAGCAGGATCTCGGCGAGGAAGCGTCGCTCGGCGTGTCCCAGCCGGCCCATGATGCCGAAATCGACAGCGACGAGCCGCCCCTGCGGATCGACGAACAGGTTTCCGGGGTGCATGTCGGCGTGGAAGAAGCCGTCGCGGATCGCCTGCCTCAGGAAGGACTGGATCACCACCCGGCCGAGCGCCTTGGGGTCGTGGCCCGCCGCGACGATGCCGGCGCGGTCGTTGAGGCGCACGCCGTCGATCCACTCGGAGGTCAGCACGTCGCGTCCCGTCAGCGCCCATTCGGGGCGTGGCGTGCGGAAATCGGCGTCGCCCTTGGTGTTCTGGGCGAGTTCCGACATCGCCGCCGCTTCGAGCCGGAAATCCATCTCCATGGTGACGGAGCGGGCCAGGATCTCGACGACTTCGCGCGGGCGCAGCCGCTCGGCATCGGGCAGCAGCGCGTTGACGATGCGGGCCATGAACCGCATCGCCTGCAGGTCCTTGGCGAAGCGCTCGCGCACGCCCGGCCGCATCACCTTGACCGCCAGGGTGCGCTGCGTGCCGTCGGCATCGAGCACGGTCGCCTTGTGGACCTGGGCGATCGAGGCCGCGGCGACCGGCTCGCTGAAGGCGGTGAACAGGGCCGAGACCGGCTTGCCGAGTTCCGTCTCGACCACCCGCATCGCCACGCCCTGCGGGAAGGGCGGCACCCGATCCTGAAGCCGCTCGAGGTCGCGGGCGGCGGCCATGCCGACGATGTCGGGTCGGGTTGCCAGGAACTGGCCGAACTTGACGTAGGAGGGGCCGAGCCGGGTCAGCGCGCGCTCCAGCGGGCTGGCACCCGGCGCCTCGGCGACGCCGCGCCGCTCCAGGGATCGGCCGAGTTTCAGCGCGAGCCGCAGATGCGGCGGCAATTGCGCCGGGTCGATCAGGGCGAGCCCGCCCTCGCGGGCGAGCACGAAGCCGACATGGGCGCCGCGCGCGAGGTGGAAGACGGCGCCTAGCATCCGCGAAACCTGCAAGCTGATCGCTCGAAGAGGGGGCGCGCCGAGTGTCCGACGCGAAGAGCGTCCCGCGCCGCGAGGCCCGATCCTGCCGAGACACAAGCGGGGACGGGTGCCAGCGCCTGAGATCGGAAAAGAATCAAGAAATCTTCCAGCCGGAATGGATCGCGACGATGCCGCCCGAGAGCCGGCGGTGGCTGACATGCGCAAAGCCCGCCGCCTCGATCATCCGGGCGAAGGCGTCGGGAGAGGGGAACTTGCGGATCGACTCGACGAGGTACTGGTAGGAGTCGCGGTCGCCCGCCACCCGCTCGCCGATGCGCGGGATCACGTGGAAGGAGTAGGCGTCGTAGATCTTCTCCAGCACCGGGAGGTCGACGCGGGAGAATTCCAGGCACAGGAAGCGCCCGCCGGGCTTGAGCACCCGATGCGCTTCCCGGAGCGCCACGTCGATGCGCGGCACGTTCCGGATGCCGAAGGCGATGGTGTAGCTGTCGAAGTGACCCGCCGGCAGCGGCAGCGTCTCGGCATTGCCGGTCACGAAGTCGATGCGGCCGTCGTAGGTGTGCCCCGCGCGCTCGGCGCCGACCCGCAGCATCGCCTCGTTGATGTCGAGCACGGTGACGTGGGTCTCGGGGCCGCCCGCCGCGAGTGTGCGGAAGGCGATGTCGCCGGTGCCGCCGGCGACGTCGAGGTGGTGGTAGGGCCGCGTGCGCGACGGGCGCAGCATCGAGATCAGGTGCGACTTCCAGGCCCGGTGCAGGCCGCCCGACATCAGGTCGTTCATCAGGTCGTAGCGGCGCGCCACCGAGCGGAACACGTCGTCGACCCGGGCCTGCTTCTCGGAGAGGCGCACGCGCTCGTAGCCGAAATCGGCGGTGGCGTCCGTGTCGCCGGCCCTCGCGTCCGTTCCGCTCATCCGCTTCCCACCCTGCGCTCGCCCCGCAGCCGTCCACGGCTTCGGCCGAGCCTCCTTAGCGAATGCCGGATCGAACCGCCATGCGGCAGGGGGGATGCAGAGTGCGAGGAAGACCTCAGCCGCGCAGCGGACCGCCGACGAGCCAAGCCGGGTCGAACCAGCGGTCGGCCTCGCCGTCGTAGGGGAGCCGCGTGACGTCCCAGTGCTGGATGTACCGCGCGTAGACGTTCCAGACCGCGATGCCGCCGCCGACGAAGATGCGCCGGCCGGGATAGCGGGCCAGCACCGCTTCCGGATCCTCATGCGAGCGGATCACGTCGATGGTGCGGTCCTTGAACGCGAATTCCGGCACCGAGGCCACGGTCTTCGGCCCGGCGATCAGCACGTGGCCCATGGTCAACGCGAAGAAGCGCGTCACGTCCTCGACGAAGAGCGGATCGGTGTTGCCCTCCCAGGGGAGGTGCCCGTTGAGGCCGAGTTGGCCCCGCTGGCCGATGGCGCAGATGCAGCGGACGTCGATCATGGCTGAAACCCTACAAGCCGAAGAGGACGGGCCTAAGAAGACAGGCTCCGCCGTCACCCGCCGGGGCCTTGGCCCCGGACCCCCTTACCGGGGAGACTGGAAATCCAGAACCCGGTCGCTCGGGAAATCGTAGAGTTTGCCCGTCTCGTTCCATGCGGGCGAGGCGAGGCGAACGAAATGCGGGGCCAGTTCCTCCGGGGTCTTGAGTGTGGCCGGATCCTCGCCCGGCATCGCCGCCGCGCGCATGCGGGTGCGCAAGGGGCCCGGATTGAGCAGCATGGCGCGCACCCCCGTGCGCTCGTTTTCGGCAGCGTAGGTGCGCACCATCGCCTCCAGCGCCGCCTTCGACACGGAGTAGGGCCCCCAATAGGCCCGGCACTTCGCCGCCGCGCCCGAGGAAACGAAGACCGCGCGGCCCGCATCCGAGCGCTGCAGCAGCGGATCGAACGAGCGGATGAGGCGCCAGTTGGCGGTGACGTTGATCGCCATCACCTGATCCCAGACCTTCGGCGTGACGTGGCTGACCGGCATCAGGTTGCCGAGGATGCCGGCATTGCCGACCACGGCGTCGAGCCGGCCCCAGCGCTCGTGGAGCGCCGCACCCAGGCGGTCGATCGCATCGAAATCGGTGAGGTCGAGGGGCACCAGCGTCGCGTGGCCGCCCGCCTGCCGGATCGCGTCGTCGAGCTCTTCCAGCCCGCCCTGCGTGCGGGCCACTGCGACGACGTGGGCGCCGGCTTGCCCCA is from Methylorubrum sp. B1-46 and encodes:
- a CDS encoding HD-GYP domain-containing protein — encoded protein: MREPRDRDGRQDASQRRRDERPEDVVVLVSDRRERAERLARGIALVLPCRVIEPGAGLPAGRPIAFVVDLATDLSADRADDRSRAWMTWLARNIRESGLPCLYLARGNAAQDAAAAALLGAPTVIDPRQSAGIVPTLQRLVAQGKARGGRATARGVPAAAGGPPEMRVARATALVTDLFDNAAAGRPPTPAEAEEGTQIVLDTVSEIGIRAWLDLVWRHDIQVYQHSLSVAGFAAAFAAELGFSRSDRQRLAKAALLHDVGKALIPQAILNKPGPLTAEEMAVMRTHAALGADLLAGESAFGSDILDVVRYHHERLDGSGYPEGLRGAQIGDLVRLVAICDVHSALTERRVYRPPLSAAEAAAIMDAQAGQLDPDLLRVYRPIIARAGGAAGGPSVLG
- the speB gene encoding agmatinase; this translates as MVTPRFSGLASFMRLPVLDPAEAADQVEIGLIGIPFDGATTGRPGARLGPRAVREASTGTRALNHATGVAPYVLAPCADLGDVPVNPVDTAETARRIEAFYRPLAEAGIVPLTVGGDHFITGPVLRALGAARPLGLIHIDAHSDTDDAQYGGSRLTHGTPFRRAVEAGVLDPRRCIQIGLRGSMDAADERDWALAQGMRILTMEEVCARGLPEVAAEARAVAGEGPTYLSFDIDALDPAFAPGTGTPEIGGFTTREALHLLRGLRGLDLVGADVVEVAPSLDPAGITALAGAGIAFEILCLLAERAAARA
- a CDS encoding GNAT family N-acetyltransferase; the protein is MAAQVAVIDRSEAADWDEALWQQPAANIYASRSWGTYKGRLGWSVRRVALCDNGEDLAYIQYQERRSGPLRRILVQGGPVLTPRGQSRAEAVLAAFLDHLALRPTDLLAVKSYRPQDPEGVTALLSHRFVPVVTAKDHTIEIDLTPGTAALLATSDRRWRREVKKAEGLPDLTAVFLTDPDERLRAFDTFVRMYAALQQRKGFSNDLDTSAYRDLAASDPHLLFLEIREGGEPILVRIVHTARDRWTDFFTASNERARATGAASFAVWRIIERAREEGASRFDFGGVDPADNRGVFDFKRALSRNVVQGGPTWIYARNTVVRRAAATALFLRSV
- the coaBC gene encoding bifunctional phosphopantothenoylcysteine decarboxylase/phosphopantothenate--cysteine ligase CoaBC, which produces MSASSEKSLAGRRILLIVGGGIAAYKALDLIRRLRERGAQVRPLLTDSAQEFVTPLAAAALAGERAHTDLFDRESEADIGHIKLARDADAIVVAPATANLMARMATGHAPDLASTVLLATTLPILIAPAMNVRMWLHGATQRNLATLKADGVAVVGPNEGAMAEAEFGPGRLAEPHEIADALEALLAQRAEPPGLGFLAGREPSKKPLAGRHVLVTSGPTHEPIDPVRYLANRSSGRQGHAVAAAAAQAGARVTLVSGPVAIPDPAGVTVVRVESAREMLAAVEAALPADLAIFAAAVGDWRPAETRAGKIKKDGTTPAPLQLVENPDILATIAGRAEGRPPLVIGFAAETDAVLDNARTKIARKGCDWIVANDVSAEGGVMGGTENTVHLVGREGGVETWPKLGKEEVGRRLVARFAKLLAAQSR
- a CDS encoding restriction endonuclease produces the protein MTSAKFAILTNGRTFHFHTDLEAPNKLDDRPFLTFEMSDIHAQTVAELTKFARSSFNEDAILQSAHRLKYTSLIKKEIMSLLDSPSEEFVRMVVAPVQSGRFTAQVREQLTPLVKAAFREIIRDSVQSRLSNALADTVALDIAEAPPAVEDAEIVTTDEEREGFMIVRAIVREVIKADRVIMRDQRSYCGILIDNNNRKPLARLHFNRSVKYIGLFDGDKEERIRIDSLDHIYDLTDRLRATARFYAEGGARKAEAGNSEAVPAA
- the ubiB gene encoding 2-polyprenylphenol 6-hydroxylase, giving the protein MLGAVFHLARGAHVGFVLAREGGLALIDPAQLPPHLRLALKLGRSLERRGVAEAPGASPLERALTRLGPSYVKFGQFLATRPDIVGMAAARDLERLQDRVPPFPQGVAMRVVETELGKPVSALFTAFSEPVAAASIAQVHKATVLDADGTQRTLAVKVMRPGVRERFAKDLQAMRFMARIVNALLPDAERLRPREVVEILARSVTMEMDFRLEAAAMSELAQNTKGDADFRTPRPEWALTGRDVLTSEWIDGVRLNDRAGIVAAGHDPKALGRVVIQSFLRQAIRDGFFHADMHPGNLFVDPQGRLVAVDFGIMGRLGHAERRFLAEILLGFITRDYRRVAQVHFEAGYVPRHHSVDDFAQAIRAIGEPIHQRRADEISMAKVLTLLFDVTALFDMSTRTELVMLQKTMVVVEGVARSLDPQLDMWTGAEPVVRAWITRHLGPVGRLEGGARAAMTLAEVVSDIPDIAQRIRRIMIRLDEEGTRDTKAIERLVKLERRHALLTTLALWGIAVGALVLAFR
- the ubiE gene encoding bifunctional demethylmenaquinone methyltransferase/2-methoxy-6-polyprenyl-1,4-benzoquinol methylase UbiE encodes the protein MSGTDARAGDTDATADFGYERVRLSEKQARVDDVFRSVARRYDLMNDLMSGGLHRAWKSHLISMLRPSRTRPYHHLDVAGGTGDIAFRTLAAGGPETHVTVLDINEAMLRVGAERAGHTYDGRIDFVTGNAETLPLPAGHFDSYTIAFGIRNVPRIDVALREAHRVLKPGGRFLCLEFSRVDLPVLEKIYDAYSFHVIPRIGERVAGDRDSYQYLVESIRKFPSPDAFARMIEAAGFAHVSHRRLSGGIVAIHSGWKIS
- a CDS encoding dihydrofolate reductase → MIDVRCICAIGQRGQLGLNGHLPWEGNTDPLFVEDVTRFFALTMGHVLIAGPKTVASVPEFAFKDRTIDVIRSHEDPEAVLARYPGRRIFVGGGIAVWNVYARYIQHWDVTRLPYDGEADRWFDPAWLVGGPLRG